One Oryza glaberrima chromosome 11, OglaRS2, whole genome shotgun sequence genomic region harbors:
- the LOC127754298 gene encoding uncharacterized protein LOC127754298 yields the protein MCPLRVILIFLSATIAGFFLIRGLNADPDLHDDADASESPRERPPVPLHSKVGSALKTGFWTMVDMASGKYLWRTLVSPPTKCESEKAQ from the exons ATGTGCCCGCTGAGGGTGATCCTAATCTTCCtctccgccaccatcgccggaTTCTTCCTCATCCGGGGCCTCAACGCCGATCCCGACCTCCACGACGATGCCGACGCCTCCGAATCCCCAAGGGAAAGGCCCCCCGTGCCCCTCCATTCCAAG GTTGGGTCGGCTTTGAAAACAGGATTCTGGACGATGGTGGACATGGCAAGTGGGAAATACCTTTGGCGCACTCTTGTTTCACCACCAACAAAATGTGAATCTGAGAAGGCCCAGTGA